The Gossypium raimondii isolate GPD5lz chromosome 2, ASM2569854v1, whole genome shotgun sequence genome segment CTTTAGCAAGTTTCACATGCCAATGCAGCTATTGTTGGCTTCAAAATATTCTGAAATCTATGAGGGGCGGGGAATGAAAATCCCATGCTGAATATGATAAACACACACTTAAAAAGTACATCAATGCCCATTGTCTTCAATACCCAAGTTATTCAAATGATGTATAAGCATGcataacatatacatgtatatataaaagaatgttGTATCCATtggctttgaaaattttgtgtcTATATGAAGTGAATCACGTTTGCTTCTAAAGCAGAAGCCAagatgaatatgtatatattattcaGGGTTTGGCTCCCCATCAGATGATTCTTTCTTGTTTACAGATGGTTTAATAAAAGGAGCCAATGGTCCTTGGAGATCAGAGCCATAAATATGACCCATCTTGGTACGTTTTGTTTCCAAGTACCTCTTATTTTCCTCTGTAACGGGTGTCAAAACAGGCACTCTTCCAATCACAGCCAACCCATAACCCTTCAGGCCTGTGAACTTGGCTGGGTTATTAGTCATCAACCTCATGGTTTGAACCCCTACGTCTCTCAAAATCTGCAGTTCATTGAAACGATAACGAAATGATGCagaaaacatgtttaaaattgatGTATGGAGACTAACCTGGGCACCAATACCATATTCACGAGCATCAACAGCTAAACCAAGTTCAATGTTGGCTTGAACTGTGTCATGGCCCTGATCTTGCAAATTATAGGCTCTCAGCTTGTGACCGAGTCCGATCCCTCGCCCTTCATGACCTCGAAGGTAAACCACAACTCCTCGACCGGCTTGCTCGATTAACTGCATTGCCAAATCCAATTGGTTGCCACAGTCGCATCTTGCCGATCCAAATATATCTCCGGTTAAACATTCTGAGTGAACTCTTACAAGAACATCTTGTCCATTCCCTATGTCACCCTATTTTGCAAAAGAGAGTATCAGCTTTGGCATACTTTTTGGACAGCTTTAAGTTTATAAAGAAAACTAAGTGAATTTACCTTAACAATTGCTATATGTTCTGTTCCATCTAGCTTCGAACGGTAGCAGTATGCTTGAAATAGACCCCATTTCGTTGGCAGACGTGAAATAGCTGTTCTTTCAACGAGATTTTCCCGCTTTCTCCGGTACCTTCAAAAATAGCAGCCCAAAATTAGCCTGCAACTAATCCTTGAGAAGGCAATAGTACACAACAAGCACAAAATTTCCACAGATTCTGGTATAGGGTCCTTCTATGAGTAACATACTTGTGTTATGTAACCGAGCTCATCATTTTCGTATGCGATTAGATCTTTAACAATATCAGTGTATCTAGGGTGGATAAGCAATGTCATTCAAGTCTCAAGTAAATCAATGGATAGAGCCTATGTAGCTAAAACTTGAAACTACCTAGTCACATTGAGAAAGCAAGACATATTTTGATAGCTTACCTAATGAGATCAGTTATGGAAATAACTGGTATGCTATGCTCCAAAGCCAACTTTCTTATAAATGGCAAAGATGCTATAGAACAGTCCTCTGGATCCACAACAGTTGAAAGAACTGAAACAGGCCTTAAACCGGTGAGGATGACCAAATCGACCGAAGCCTCAGTATGACCAGCTCTTCTTAAAACCCCACCATTCCTATACTTGAGAGGAAATATATGACCTGGTCTTCTAAAGTCATCAGGCTTCGACTCCGGGGAAGACAGTGCAAGAACAGTCTTTGCCCTATCCAATGCCGAAACTCCGGTTGATGTACCGGTTTTTGCATCCTAACGAAGCACACAATTTGAAATAAACTATTGCAGCAAGCTTCAAATATGCTAATACCGAGAAACCATACATACCACTGTGATTGTGAAAGTTGGGGCAGAAGAATCTTTGTCTTCACTTTCTGGTGACATTAATGGAAGCTTAAGCCTTTCAAGGTCCTCCTCTTTCATACCTACGGAAACAATGCCTGAGCCATGCTTTACCATGAAAGCCATCATCTCAGGAGTTGCATGAGAAGCTGCCATGATAAGGGTTCCTTCAAAATCCTCATTTTCATCATCTACAACAATCacaaactaaaagaaaaaaaaccaatgCATTGAGCGAGTGATATAGTCAATACATACAAAAAGGACTTTTAGAAGGGCAGTGGGGGTTCCTAACCTTTCCTTGGCGTATTGTATTCAATGCTTGGTCAATGGAAGAGAATCCTTTAGAAGGGCAGTCAGGATCACCTTCTGCATCACTAACAAAGAAATCAACGGTTTCTGGGGTAATTTCAGCATCCACTGTTCCAAATGGTGGTGAAACTGAGTCACCAAGTGCACCCAACAATGACCCATTTTCAGACCCTTTCAAGGACCCATCATCAAACAGGTTGCCAGCACCAATCTCAGACACCCCCACAGCACAGCAACTAGAATTCAACCATCTTTTTCTGTATAGCCTGATTTCAACTCCTTGTCTGATGGCCAAACACCTAGGAAATCTGTAACAAAATGAACCACCATGTAATCTCAGTACATAAACAGGACAACTTTAATCATAGTTCACATATGTACCATATAATTTATACCTTGTGTTTATGAAGATCTGAGGAGATAAAGCACAATCCATGGAATGAAAGTcggaggaaaagaaagaaatatatatataattgagatGGCGGGATCTGTTCTACTAGCTTTATTGGTGTTTTGTATGGAAAGAATAGAAGGGGTAGCTGTAGTTGTGGATGGCATTTCAGTTTGTAGCCAATCCATATGATGTTAATCACAATGACATGAATGGCCCTCTATGTTTCAAGCAAACCTGTCATTTTCTTACCCCATCCAAACatattaaacaatgaaaatattttaatctccTTTGCTCAACCTAATTATCTATTTAGTCCTTATCCTGTATTTAAACTGTCACATTCTGGACTTGGAGAAATGACAAAAGGATAAATAATTTCTTTCTAAAACGGAGAAAAAATAAATCCCCTGAGTTaactcaaatattaaattattgtaattatatttttaaaatatcgagactatattaaagtttttccattattaatttaacaattaaattagaCATAATATTTCAactgacataatttaaaatgaaaattaaaataaatgaatattgtGAAAATGTACGTGGTAATTATCTTGACTTTGAgggttttactttattttacaaCTTATATTTTCTCAATATTCGTTTTAAGTTATGTCATATAAAACTTGGTATaacatttaacaataaaattaactattttaataatggaagcacttaattaatataacatcgATAGTTTAGGGtgtaattaaaatgatttaaagtATGGAAACCAAATTAGATTGAAGATGATAGTTTTGGATGTCTGATCCAATTAACTCTTATAATTTTGATCTTTTACTAAGATTtagttcatatattttaatttcacattatttaacttttaaataaaatgtgaagATAATTCTTCACtttgaatttagttttaaaaaaaataagctGCGTTAAACGGTTTCTAGTCTCTACCATCTTACCGCAGTCCCTAGGATCCATAGAAAACGCCAATAGCTTTTTGTTTTACACTTGAGAGTGAGAGAGAAGCGGCGGCGCGGCGGCTTAAAACGACTCTAGTTCCGATCTCCCCAAAGCTTGAAACGACAATTGTTTGTTTTAACACTCCTAAGTTTCCGCTTCTTCCTCATCTTTTTGAAAACTTTCACTCTCTCAGTTCCCTTCCTTCTTCCACGTGTCCCCGATCTTTTTTCTCCAAGATCACTCCGTACATTTTTCAGGTGAttttaattttctctgaaagttctttttttaaaaaatatatatataaagaaaaaaaaaactaaaattggtTTGATTTAGTGCTGAATGGGCTATGGCCGAACCATTGCCGACGGCGGATGGGGTGAAGGAGAACAAATTATGGAAATGGGTCTTTGCTGTCAGTGGAATCTTGATTACTCTTGTCATCTATGGGGTTTTACAGGTTcttcgtttttctttttaaaaaaatggtgtatatttctttatttgttgCTTTTGTCTGTTTATAATAGGATCTctgttcttaatttttaattgcattGTTTGTTTTTACCTAAAAAAGATTGTTATTTTGGgttcttttaaaagttaattaaatgtCTTTTCTGAATGTAAACTGTTTACAAGAAAGAAACATTAGATTTTAATATCTTTGTCTAGAGCTTCTAAAAcgattgattttagtaaatcaTGCAAGCCCAGGaggtttatttt includes the following:
- the LOC105788890 gene encoding monofunctional riboflavin biosynthesis protein RIBA 3, chloroplastic isoform X1; the protein is MDCALSPQIFINTRFPRCLAIRQGVEIRLYRKRWLNSSCCAVGVSEIGAGNLFDDGSLKGSENGSLLGALGDSVSPPFGTVDAEITPETVDFFVSDAEGDPDCPSKGFSSIDQALNTIRQGKFVIVVDDENEDFEGTLIMAASHATPEMMAFMVKHGSGIVSVGMKEEDLERLKLPLMSPESEDKDSSAPTFTITVDAKTGTSTGVSALDRAKTVLALSSPESKPDDFRRPGHIFPLKYRNGGVLRRAGHTEASVDLVILTGLRPVSVLSTVVDPEDCSIASLPFIRKLALEHSIPVISITDLIRYRRKRENLVERTAISRLPTKWGLFQAYCYRSKLDGTEHIAIVKGDIGNGQDVLVRVHSECLTGDIFGSARCDCGNQLDLAMQLIEQAGRGVVVYLRGHEGRGIGLGHKLRAYNLQDQGHDTVQANIELGLAVDAREYGIGAQVSLHTSILNMFSASFRYRFNELQILRDVGVQTMRLMTNNPAKFTGLKGYGLAVIGRVPVLTPVTEENKRYLETKRTKMGHIYGSDLQGPLAPFIKPSVNKKESSDGEPNPE
- the LOC105788890 gene encoding monofunctional riboflavin biosynthesis protein RIBA 3, chloroplastic isoform X2; this encodes MDCALSPQIFINTRFPRCLAIRQGVEIRLYRKRWLNSSCCAVGVSEIGAGNLFDDGSLKGSENGSLLGALGDSVSPPFGTVDAEITPETVDFFVSDAEGDPDCPSKGFSSIDQALNTIRQGKFVIVVDDENEDFEGTLIMAASHATPEMMAFMVKHGSGIVSVGMKEEDLERLKLPLMSPESEDKDSSAPTFTITVDAKTGTSTGVSALDRAKTVLALSSPESKPDDFRRPGHIFPLKYRNGGVLRRAGHTEASVDLVILTGLRPVSVLSTVVDPEDCSIASLPFIRKLALEHSIPVISITDLIRYRRKRENLVERTAISRLPTKWGLFQAYCYRSKLDGTEHIAIVKGDIGNGQDVLVRVHSECLTGDIFGSARCDCGNQLDLAMQLIEQAGRGVVVYLRGHEGRGIGLGHKLRAYNLQDQGHDTVQANIELGLAVDAREYGIGAQILRDVGVQTMRLMTNNPAKFTGLKGYGLAVIGRVPVLTPVTEENKRYLETKRTKMGHIYGSDLQGPLAPFIKPSVNKKESSDGEPNPE